AGTGATTCACCGAGACTTTTGGCCCATCAAATAAAGTTCAAATGGCACAACTTTTTTTGAGCTTGCTCGATTTACTAAATCcataacataaaaacaaatttgtgTAGTCTCTTGGTCAAATAATCGATTTTACATTATCATTTTCGCATTTTACAATGAAAAATCTCATCCTCAatgtaattataaaaaaaactacctaACGTTCAACTTagcttaaaaatattttgttaaaaattgtCGAACCAAATTATCCATGGAGCAATTACTCAAGAAATGAAGACATTTTCAGTTAAATGCGttgaataaaatcaaatagtagtacttaataaattatttgtgaaTCACTTAATTAAAACTCAGTTTTTAAATGAAGTTTGGATTAATTTTGGAGGTATAATTCCACATATTCAATAGTACTCAAAtctaattttcatcatgatTGAAAACAAATTGATTTTGCTTCTGAGGAGGAGCAAATCCCTAAACCCCAAATTTTCTGAATCGAAGTTTAGCAAATGGAAAGCATATTCCAGTCCTTCAACCGAATCACAGTCAAGCTTTTACTATTCGAGAATCATTCCTTCCGTCAAAACCTCAATCACAGGAAGCTTCATTGGCTGTGGTTTGAGGTCATTGCTTCAAAATAATGTTAAGGTATTCAAATTTTTGTCTCTTCTTTCGCTGCTGTGATTCATTTGTCTTCATTATTTTGTAGCATCACAACACAAAACACGTTCATTATTAGTATTGACTCTAATTATATGTTTTGGACACTAGAATTTCGGAGAAGTGAgctgaaattttatttgtctAATCAGTCCATATGAGCtaaaaaatgatttgtttGCGGCAGTTTTCAGTCTGTATGAGCTTGTTAAGGTGCTTGTTTTGCTTCTGAATGTTTCATTGATATTTTTGGAGTTGTGCATTTAGTGCAATTCTTGTCATGTTTATTGAGTGAACAACATGAATGTCTTTATGATGATTTGACTttgcatataattatattggcTTTGATGCAATGTGCTATTTTAGGTTAGGATATTGCCTCTTTTCTGGATTCTAACACTTGTAACTTTTGCTGATTACAATGAGTTGCTACAAATTGTATTGAACTTTATACGCATCCTTTTGTATCATTGGACATTTGTTCCTATATGAATAACTTCGTATTTCATGAGGTAGCTTTgatgttgttttatttcttaagATAATCAACCAGGGATGCTAGAAATTTGACTGCTACATGACTTTTTGTACAgctaattactaaaaatgaatatcAGAAATTGCTACGACTAAATGAAAACTTTAAGATACATCATACaatctcattttcttattGTTTTCTGCTCAAAAATGCGTAATAGTTATCTGCTCTCTTCAGACTATGCTattcaattcattttctaaCTAGATCATTATCCTTACATAGGACTCTTGTTATCTTTCCAGAACTTCCACATTCGCTCATTCCGGAATTTCTCAACCGCCAAATCCGCAAATGCAAAAGGAACAGAAGGATTGAAACTTCTGGTCACTGCTGGGTCCAATGCCCAGGAAGTAGTTGGTATTTGGCTTTTTGTATCTGCTGCTTGGGTGTACAGCATGGTGGTTCTCGGTGGCGTCACACGGCTGGTTAAGTCTGGCCTTCCAATGACAGACTGGAAATTCACTGGCCGTCTTCCTCTCTCTAATGACGATTGGTTGGCagaatttgaaaaatacaagCAATCTCATGAATACAAACGGTAAATCAAGTCACTGAATCcaatttgtttttgatttATCTCTCACTCACTGCCCTTAGCATTGTTTGGATTGCTTACTTCAAGATCAGCATGTTTTGCTGAATAAGTATATATTGCAGATTGTTTCTCTGAAACCCTTTTCATGACAATTATGGTTTTTTGCATGGCTTTTGGTACATGTTGGTGGCACTTGAAATGCTATTGGACATGCAtgttcttttaattttattaatccCCTTTTCAGCTGTCCTTAGATAAGTTTTAACAGTTAACCaatcttgtttttattttttgcagaTTAAATAAAGAGATGACTATTGATGATTTTAGGTCAATgtattatatggagtatgcTCATGTTTTGTGGGGAAGGTCATTGGCCGTTATGTTTGGAGTGCCTTTTtcgtattttcttttaaaaggaTATATTACTCTCCATCTCGGACTTAGGCTCTCTGGACTATTTGCTCTTTGTGCTGGGCAAGGACTAATAGGGCGGTGGACAGCCAAGTGTTCAGAGGTAAAATCTAAAGTTTCTACCGCATCCGCATTTACATTACTTGATTATGATAGCTTTTTGTttctaaaagaaaattatttccaGGAACCCAAGTCCGAGTTTGCTGGACCAAGAGTAAGTTTTTACCACCTAGCAGCTCATTCGATTTCAACCTTCGTTGTTTACTCCGGGCTCTTTTGGACGGCTCTTTCTGTCGCCATGCCTGAATCCCCTGCGGAATCAATAGCCTGGGTTCAACAGGCAGCAAAGATCAAGCGTTTTGTTCTCCCTGTAAGTTTTATTGTTGGGATCACTGCTATCTCTGGAGCATTTGTGGCTGAAAGTGTAAGTATACCTTTTCTTTTGTCAGTTTTCTAACTGAATCGTTTGAAGTGAAATTTATGTATGGTTACATAACCAAGTAGATTTGATATTTCCAGGGCAGTGCCTTTAGTGCTTCTTCACGTACGAGCGAGGGATGGGTTTCAGATGATGTATTTGTCTTGAAGACTCAGGTACAAAATCTGTTTGATGATACACCAACAGCGCCTGCAGTTTTTCTGTGTGGAATATAGCAATTTTGAGGCATTGAATCAAATGTCTTAACAAGTAATGAAACTTAGAACATTAACCATATataatcatcaaaattttacatGGCAAAAGTTGATTTATCGGTTGTGATTATGTTCAAGTACTAAACAGTGTTCATTTGGcacgagaaaaaaaatatttgtgtgGTTGCTTCACGCTAGAAGCATGGCATAATCAAACTCAATGCCTTTCTTCTATATGCCAGCTCGTCCACCAAGTACTCGCTGCTGCGTCTTTACTTGCCATTGGTGGCCTGTGGTGGTCGACGAGAACACCTGATATACCTCCTGCATTACGGCCTTTAATGGGAACCACTATTGGCATTGCTGCAGTTCAGGTACTAAGATCAACTTCCTTGTATGTGTACAAACATTGTTGTGGGAAATGCTCTAAAAGGGCCATTATCCTGCAGGTTAGTTTGGGGACAGCTCCTCTCTTGTCGACTGCACCGCCCTCACTGGGCACTCTTCATCAGGCGGGCGTGTTGACCCTCTTAACCCTCGCAATATATCTGAACCACATCGTGAGACGACCTTCTCCTCAACTCCTCAAAACTCTTTCTTCTGTAAGTAAAACAATAACCTAACCTGATGGTGCAGGATGCCAGGATCTGGTAGTTACACTTACTTCTGGTGTAATTCTTTGCTTTTTGTCTAAAggttaaataatcattttaatgcattttagttcatttatCTATCCATCTATATATAATGCACACTCATCAACAGATTGCATCAACTTTGGCGACTAGGATTTTTCGTTGTGCTATAACTGCGAGCAAATCCCAACTTCATGGTTATTCCGACTAATTTTGAGTTGTGGGAGAGGCAAGAATTTGaccttcataatttttcttgcaATTTGCCTTAAAATGTGTTGGGTTGGGTCTCCTAAAATGgcatatccttttttttttaacgtAGAAAGTAATTTTCGATATTTATAGGGAAAGttagtactactccatttgcagattaatattcataaaaataagaaattttttgtttgctATTTTTTTAGTTGGGTATTTAactgtgtttttattttaagagaaACCTTACTGAGGATGTTGCAATACGTGTAAATGCGCAAGTTATCAAATGATTCACATTGTACTAATccaatccaaattaaatacttgAGTCATAATTAACCCCATGATCACAGCATACGACTTACACAGGTTtgtcgattattttcaaacatGTTTATTTCCCTTCCATTTTATGAGCTATATCAAAAGCTTGCTCAATATAGCATCTTTGGCAGCAGTTTCACCAAATGAGAAGAGATGCCCAGCATTTGGCAGCTCATGGTATTGCACCCATGGCAGCTGCTCCGCAATGTAGCGTTGAAGCGACACGGGCACAACGCCGTCGTCAATGCCATGCCACAGATGCACAGATCCCTCCCCATGTGGGAAGGGATTCTCAATCTGCATCGGATCAAGATCCCTGTGCCCGAATCCCACCATCAACTCGCGATGGTAGGACTCATGCACGCCCTGCTGCGTCGCGTACGGCTTCCCACGACAATGAGCaatcatgtcaacaataaaaaaaatataactccCACGTCCCTCATTATGTGTctcagtttttcattttggtctgtccATTATTAATTGtcccactttacttttactacTTTAGTTGTGGACTTCACATTCCAATAACtcattttacttatattttattactcacATATCGGGTGAAATTGGGACACATATTGGGGGGACTAAAGGAGTACTAATGCCTGGATTAAATGGGAGGCTAAGGCTAAGTATGTATACCTTGTGAGACACTGCTGCTCCTGATCCGGCCAATTTGGCAATGACTTGGAGGTCGGGCCCGGTGAAGGTTGGTATCCCAGTTACAGCGCTGGAGCCCGTGAACAATTTCTGAGTGTT
The genomic region above belongs to Salvia hispanica cultivar TCC Black 2014 chromosome 3, UniMelb_Shisp_WGS_1.0, whole genome shotgun sequence and contains:
- the LOC125211248 gene encoding cytochrome c oxidase assembly protein COX15-like isoform X1; protein product: MIENKLILLLRRSKSLNPKFSESKFSKWKAYSSPSTESQSSFYYSRIIPSVKTSITGSFIGCGLRSLLQNNVKNFHIRSFRNFSTAKSANAKGTEGLKLLVTAGSNAQEVVGIWLFVSAAWVYSMVVLGGVTRLVKSGLPMTDWKFTGRLPLSNDDWLAEFEKYKQSHEYKRLNKEMTIDDFRSMYYMEYAHVLWGRSLAVMFGVPFSYFLLKGYITLHLGLRLSGLFALCAGQGLIGRWTAKCSEEPKSEFAGPRVSFYHLAAHSISTFVVYSGLFWTALSVAMPESPAESIAWVQQAAKIKRFVLPVSFIVGITAISGAFVAESGSAFSASSRTSEGWVSDDVFVLKTQLVHQVLAAASLLAIGGLWWSTRTPDIPPALRPLMGTTIGIAAVQVSLGTAPLLSTAPPSLGTLHQAGVLTLLTLAIYLNHIVRRPSPQLLKTLSSVSKTIT
- the LOC125211248 gene encoding cytochrome c oxidase assembly protein COX15-like isoform X2, with product MIENKLILLLRRSKSLNPKFSESKFSKWKAYSSPSTESQSSFYYSRIIPSVKTSITGSFIGCGLRSLLQNNVKNFHIRSFRNFSTAKSANAKGTEGLKLLVTAGSNAQEVVGIWLFVSAAWVYSMVVLGGVTRLVKSGLPMTDWKFTGRLPLSNDDWLAEFEKYKQSHEYKRLNKEMTIDDFRSMYYMEYAHVLWGRSLAVMFGVPFSYFLLKGYITLHLGLRLSGLFALCAGQGLIGRWTAKCSEEPKSEFAGPRVSFYHLAAHSISTFVVYSGLFWTALSVAMPESPAESIAWVQQAAKIKRFVLPVSFIVGITAISGAFVAESGSAFSASSRTSEGWVSDDVFVLKTQLVHQVLAAASLLAIGGLWWSTRTPDIPPALRPLMGTTIGIAAVQVSLGTAPLLSTAPPSLGTLHQAGVLTLLTLAIYLNHIDARIW
- the LOC125211249 gene encoding uncharacterized protein LOC125211249 isoform X2 gives rise to the protein MVGKLGIHFVSFDRPGYGESDPDPNRTMKSLALDIEELGHQLQLGTKFYIIGNSMGGLAVWGCLKYIPHRLAGAALIAPVVNYWWPSFPPTLATEAYNLQPVQDHWALRVARHTPWLVYWWNTQKLFTGSSAVTGIPTFTGPDLQVIAKLAGSGAAVSHKPYATQQGVHESYHRELMVGFGHRDLDPMQIENPFPHGEGSVHLWHGIDDGVVPVSLQRYIAEQLPWVQYHELPNAGHLFSFGETAAKDAILSKLLI